The following are from one region of the Actinoplanes sp. L3-i22 genome:
- a CDS encoding CaiB/BaiF CoA-transferase family protein — translation MRPLEDIRIIAVEQYGAGPFGSVHLADLGADVIKIEEPATGGDVGRYVPPYQHGEDSLFFETFNRGKRSLSLDLASAAGREVFEDLVRHSDAVWSNLRGDVPAKMGITYQQLKQVNPSIVCCSLTGFGMTGPRARQPGYDYILQGLAGWMDLTGEPGGPPTKSGLSIVDYSGGFVAAISLLAGVHAARRDGYGMDCDLSLFDTAIGMLTYPAAWHLNAGFEPARTRHSAHPSLVPFQLFPAADGWIVVGCAKEKFWQRLVAVLDDPALLDPRFATFADRRTHAGDLLSLLESIFKTRAVADWLARLEPAGVPCGPVNDVAAALRDPHTIARGLVVETEHPHYGTLRQVASPVRVGDQAPAYRRAPRRGEDLDYVADLLGYSAEQLAVLRKSGAFGAPDRSAEPPPEPAGEATPEPAGEPPPEPAGEATPEPAGEPVPEPGGEAIPNRLHPRGPDRPSTPGPGVEGAQQAGGLRGAGAAVPPEPGGEVAE, via the coding sequence ATGAGGCCGTTGGAGGACATCCGGATCATCGCCGTCGAGCAGTACGGCGCCGGCCCGTTCGGCTCGGTGCACCTGGCCGACCTCGGCGCCGACGTCATCAAGATCGAGGAACCGGCCACCGGCGGCGACGTCGGCCGTTACGTGCCGCCCTACCAGCACGGCGAGGACTCGCTCTTCTTCGAGACCTTCAACCGCGGCAAACGCTCGCTGTCGCTGGATCTCGCCAGCGCCGCCGGCCGCGAGGTCTTCGAGGATCTGGTACGCCACTCCGACGCCGTCTGGTCCAATCTGCGCGGCGACGTCCCGGCCAAGATGGGGATCACGTATCAGCAGCTCAAGCAGGTCAACCCGAGCATCGTCTGCTGCTCGCTGACCGGTTTCGGGATGACCGGGCCGCGCGCCCGCCAACCCGGGTACGACTACATCCTGCAGGGCCTGGCCGGCTGGATGGACCTGACCGGCGAGCCCGGCGGCCCGCCCACCAAGTCCGGACTGTCGATCGTGGACTACTCCGGAGGCTTCGTCGCGGCGATCTCGCTGCTCGCCGGGGTGCACGCGGCCCGGCGCGACGGTTACGGCATGGACTGCGACCTGAGCCTGTTCGACACCGCGATCGGGATGCTCACCTACCCCGCGGCCTGGCATCTCAACGCCGGTTTCGAGCCGGCCCGGACGAGACATTCCGCGCACCCGTCGCTGGTGCCGTTCCAGCTCTTCCCGGCCGCCGACGGGTGGATCGTGGTCGGCTGCGCCAAGGAGAAGTTCTGGCAGCGTCTGGTCGCGGTGCTCGACGACCCGGCCCTGCTGGACCCCCGCTTCGCCACGTTCGCCGACCGTCGTACCCATGCCGGTGACCTCCTTTCCCTACTCGAATCGATCTTCAAAACCCGTGCCGTCGCGGACTGGCTGGCCCGCCTCGAACCGGCGGGCGTGCCGTGCGGCCCGGTCAACGACGTGGCCGCGGCGTTGCGGGACCCGCACACCATCGCCCGCGGCCTGGTCGTGGAGACGGAACACCCGCACTACGGGACGCTCCGCCAGGTCGCCTCACCGGTCCGGGTAGGCGACCAGGCGCCGGCCTACCGCCGGGCCCCACGCCGGGGCGAGGACCTGGACTACGTCGCCGACCTGCTCGGCTACTCGGCCGAACAACTGGCCGTGCTTCGCAAGTCAGGCGCCTTCGGCGCCCCGGACCGGAGTGCCGAGCCGCCCCCGGAACCGGCTGGCGAGGCCACGCCGGAGCCGGCTGGCGAGCCGCCCCCGGAACCGGCTGGCGAGGCCACGCCAGAGCCGGCTGGCGAGCCGGTCCCGGAGCCGGGTGGCGAGGCGATCCCGAACCGCCTTCACCCCCGCGGCCCTGACCGGCCCAGCACCCCGGGGCCGGGTGTCGAGGGCGCGCAGCAGGCCGGCGGACTTCGTGGAGCCGGCGCGGCGGTGCCGCCGGAACCGGGTGGCGAGGTGGCGGAGTGA
- a CDS encoding MmgE/PrpD family protein: MTEPAALVLARWAVGLEFAALPEPVVAAARRHLADAVGCAVAGIRREAVGPALTVAAGLGGPPEARLFTGERVGAVAAGFGNAVAVHALDYDDTHPGGLVHASAVVVPPALALAEQTGSRGSELIAALVAGLEVVCRLGAAAPHGFHARGLHATSMCGPVAAAVTAGRLLGLSSTEMAHAIGIAASGASGLLEFLHGPASTKQLHPGTAVANGILAARLAAAGATGPAGALDGPFGLFRALAGREPDLPVLLGELGERWETTRIAVKLFPACQLAHTSIEAARAFAGNGSLPERVTVTLHPDSIPIIAGADKRRPRSSYEAKFSVYWCVASAIVDGQVGLDTFERLDRPDVLALAGRIVVRTGAGDGPAASAPGIVVASGRQSIFPIPRALRSVLPAGYPLLSAGVDAAPERDIRAKAIANLGSGAGEVLAAIDSGASAADLLDAIEGCLQ, encoded by the coding sequence GTGACTGAGCCGGCGGCGCTGGTGCTGGCCCGGTGGGCGGTGGGGCTGGAATTCGCGGCGCTGCCGGAGCCGGTCGTCGCAGCGGCTCGGCGGCATCTCGCCGACGCGGTGGGGTGTGCGGTCGCCGGGATCCGGCGGGAGGCCGTGGGCCCGGCGCTCACGGTGGCGGCGGGACTCGGCGGGCCGCCCGAGGCGCGCCTGTTCACCGGGGAACGGGTGGGCGCGGTCGCCGCCGGGTTCGGTAACGCGGTCGCGGTGCACGCCCTCGATTACGACGACACCCATCCGGGCGGGCTGGTCCACGCGAGCGCGGTGGTCGTACCCCCGGCTCTGGCCCTCGCGGAGCAGACCGGAAGTCGCGGCAGTGAGCTGATCGCCGCGCTGGTCGCGGGTCTTGAGGTGGTCTGCCGGCTCGGGGCGGCGGCGCCGCACGGGTTTCACGCGCGCGGGCTGCATGCCACCTCGATGTGCGGGCCGGTGGCCGCGGCCGTCACCGCCGGCCGCCTGCTCGGGCTGTCGAGCACGGAGATGGCGCACGCGATCGGGATCGCGGCGAGTGGCGCGAGCGGGCTGCTCGAATTCCTGCACGGCCCGGCGAGCACCAAGCAGCTGCACCCGGGAACGGCGGTGGCGAACGGCATTCTCGCCGCCCGGCTCGCCGCGGCCGGTGCCACCGGGCCGGCCGGCGCCCTCGACGGACCGTTCGGATTGTTCCGCGCGCTGGCCGGCCGCGAACCGGACCTGCCGGTGCTGCTGGGCGAGCTCGGTGAGCGGTGGGAGACGACCCGGATCGCGGTGAAGCTGTTTCCGGCGTGCCAGCTCGCCCACACGTCCATCGAGGCGGCCAGGGCTTTCGCGGGGAACGGAAGCCTGCCGGAGAGGGTGACGGTGACGTTGCATCCGGACTCCATTCCGATCATCGCGGGCGCCGACAAACGGCGGCCGCGCAGCTCTTACGAGGCGAAGTTCAGCGTGTACTGGTGTGTGGCGTCGGCGATCGTGGACGGCCAGGTCGGTTTGGACACGTTCGAGCGGCTGGACCGGCCGGACGTGCTCGCCCTGGCCGGCCGGATCGTGGTGCGGACCGGTGCGGGTGACGGGCCGGCCGCGTCTGCTCCCGGCATCGTCGTTGCCTCCGGGCGCCAGTCCATCTTCCCGATTCCCCGAGCTCTCCGCTCCGTTCTTCCGGCCGGGTACCCCCTTCTTTCGGCCGGTGTGGACGCCGCGCCGGAGCGGGATATTCGTGCCAAGGCCATCGCCAACCTCGGTTCGGGGGCGGGCGAGGTGCTCGCCGCGATCGACTCCGGGGCGAGCGCGGCCGACCTGCTCGATGCGATCGAAGGGTGCCTGCAATGA
- a CDS encoding RidA family protein, whose protein sequence is MTVHLPAVPGYAQLASALAAAGLTTVDVVHVTEYATAAALGDPAALDRARVAALGGHPVPVSRVPVEAVLGPDALISTASYALGVTAHAGGGEMLTDGDDVLRVAGGVVHLPSVHTAEGDFREQYRWCLDRIAALLAVAGLGTGSLVRTVDYTTTATRAEYPQCGRPRKEVLGTGPVHPGAAGILVDVPVAPGALVSLDALAFDGGLQVLNPGWARYDTLTYKPAVRGGGRIFLAGFGALDPVSQQALHAGDLAAQAAYVYRSVETVLAEAGATGEHVTHLVEFVTPAAVADYPATVVLRKQHFPNAVVDAVVCSALLRPEFLIETVPTAVLR, encoded by the coding sequence ATGACCGTCCACCTGCCGGCCGTGCCCGGTTACGCGCAGCTCGCGTCCGCGCTCGCCGCCGCCGGTCTGACCACTGTCGACGTGGTGCACGTGACCGAATACGCGACGGCCGCCGCGCTCGGCGATCCGGCTGCTCTGGACCGCGCCCGCGTGGCGGCGCTCGGGGGTCACCCGGTGCCGGTCTCGCGTGTCCCGGTCGAGGCCGTCCTCGGGCCGGACGCACTGATCTCCACCGCTTCCTACGCGCTCGGCGTCACCGCGCACGCGGGCGGTGGCGAGATGCTGACCGACGGGGACGACGTGCTCCGGGTCGCCGGCGGGGTGGTCCACCTGCCGAGCGTGCACACCGCCGAGGGCGATTTCCGGGAGCAGTATCGATGGTGCCTGGACCGGATCGCCGCGCTGCTCGCCGTCGCCGGGCTGGGCACCGGATCGCTGGTCCGGACCGTGGACTACACCACGACCGCGACCCGGGCGGAGTATCCGCAGTGCGGCCGGCCGCGGAAAGAGGTGCTGGGCACCGGGCCGGTCCATCCCGGCGCCGCCGGCATCCTGGTCGACGTCCCGGTCGCGCCGGGCGCCCTGGTGTCCCTGGACGCGCTGGCCTTCGACGGCGGGTTGCAGGTGCTCAACCCGGGGTGGGCGAGGTACGACACGCTCACCTACAAGCCCGCGGTCCGGGGCGGGGGCCGGATCTTCCTGGCCGGCTTCGGCGCCCTCGACCCGGTCAGCCAGCAGGCCCTGCACGCCGGCGACCTCGCGGCGCAGGCGGCATATGTCTACCGCAGCGTCGAGACCGTCCTGGCCGAGGCCGGGGCGACCGGCGAGCACGTCACCCACCTGGTGGAGTTCGTGACGCCCGCCGCCGTCGCGGACTATCCGGCGACCGTGGTGCTGCGGAAACAGCACTTCCCGAACGCGGTGGTCGACGCCGTGGTCTGCTCCGCGCTGCTGCGGCCGGAGTTCCTGATCGAGACCGTGCCGACGGCGGTGCTCCGATGA